Proteins found in one Plasmodium coatneyi strain Hackeri chromosome 10, complete sequence genomic segment:
- a CDS encoding Snrnp protein, producing the protein MSPLWVSQNGMFRLDNRYGVYYFFGGERPCLDAAQMFFFRKKQTPAEGAEGEEKKEKAKEDDVVTQEKAPVNNPFQNIQKGSQEGKTENDLLQHDIENEGESKKKKENKKSLEGKVLSGEKNEKELSTQVGKAGNSEHTNGQATHSKVAREEGTPPSSNNIRRDTYRLFPTGMKKKKINLYSSSSSSDASSNEDLFIGKSKGKMETLKGGKYNQSRKDRREESQRDNHVSNGTTTTNPVSGNSKIFANVASGGEKLIFLTKRDREEMKRKADKRENEKIPMEEEDHPRGKFRGKEVEDAKRRKREIDTKTDAKDDRHRVRRNSESNEEVRRRKLPNGDSTEEQNDGRSKTVMESRFSGTSTYTKVESSLAELNMLNISAIERESQREKELEIIKQQYLGLNKKKKKMQKPSEKFRNIFNFEWDQSEDTSRNDTNPLYQNRLEPQLLFGRGYIAGIDVREQRKKNNFYDKLVQNRINFSVKKGAMEDSSLKKDLHHRGGTKTSSNSEHATSNHVGMSDLANTPNPMEHLTNPNNHSLSRSKTGEFIYEPKVNNIIVDVHNKHWSEKKREEMTDRDWRIFREDNEIYIKGGIVPAPIRRWEESNLSNDLLKAIKKAKYEKPTPIQMQAIPIALEMRDLIGIAETGSGKTAAFVLPMLSYVKQLPPLTYETSQDGPYALIIAPSRELAIQIFDETNKFASYCSCRTVAVVGGRNAEAQAFELRKGVEIIIGTPGRIQDCLEKAYTVLNQCNYVILDEADRMMDMGFEESVHFILDKIPTSNLKSEDEALALQEEMMAKAGHRLYRLTQMFSATMPPAVERLSRKYLRAPAYISIGDPGAGKRSIEQKLEFTTEGKKKQKLQEILEVHEPPIIVFVNQKKVADIIAKSISKMKFRAVALHGGKAQELREQTLNSFKNGDFDILVATDVAGRGIDVQGVKLVINFDMPKDIESYTHRIGRTGRAGQKGLAISFITEQDSHLFYDLKQFLISSNNIVPMELANNPASKVKPGSVMHTPKKAPVVFKG; encoded by the exons ATGTCCCCCTTGTGGGTGTCGCAAAATGGGATGTTTCGGCTGGATAATCGTTACGGAGTTTACTACTTCTTTGGAGGTGAACG CCCATGCCTCGACGCCGCACAGATGTTCTTCtttaggaagaagcaaaccCCCGCAGAGGGGGCAGAaggggaggagaaaaaagaaaaggccAAGGAGGATGATGTGGTAACCCAAGAAAAGGCCCCAGTTAATAACCCCTTTCAGAACATCCAAAAGGGTAGCCAGGAAGGGAAGACAGAAAACGATTTGCTGCAACATGACATTGAAAATGAAGGcgaaagtaaaaagaaaaaagaaaataaaaaaagcttaGAGGGGAAGGTACTCTcaggggagaaaaatgagaaagagCTATCCACCCAAGTGGGGAAAGCCGGAAACAGTGAACATACAAACGGACAAGCAACACACAGCAAAGTTGCACGAGAAGAAGGGACACCCCCTAGTAGTAACAACATCCGGAGAGACACATACAGATTGTTTCCCAccggaatgaaaaagaaaaaaatcaaccTGTATAGCTCATCCAGTTCGTCAGACGCCTCCTCAAATGAAGACCTATTTATCGGtaaaagtaaaggaaaaatggagaccctcaaaggggggaaatacaACCAAAGTAGGAAGGACAGAAGGGAGGAATCCCAACGAGACAACCACGTCAGTAATGGTACCACTACCACGAACCCAGTTAGTGGTAACAGCAAGATTTTTGCCAACGTCGCTAGTGGGGGTGAGAAACTGATTTTCTTAACAAAAAGGGACagagaagaaatgaagagaaaggcggataaaagagaaaatgaaaaaattcctatggaggaagaagaccaTCCAAGGGGGAAGTTCCGGGGGAAGGAGGTCGAAGACgcaaagaggaggaagagggagATCGATACGAAGACCGACGCGAAGGATGACAGGCATAGGGTAAGGAGGAACTCCGAATCGAATGAGGAGGTAAGGAGGCGGAAGTTGCCAAATGGGGATTCTACCGAGGAGCAAAACgatggaagaagcaaaacggTTATGGAGAGCCGTTTCAGCGGGACCAGTACATACACGAAGGTTGAATCGTCCCTGGCGGAGCTGAACATGCTTAACATAAGCGCCATCGAACGGGAAAgccaaagggaaaaggaattaGAAATAATAAAGCAGCAATATTTAggattaaataaaaagaagaagaaaatgcaaaaaccGTCGGAAAAgtttaggaacattttcaaCTTTGAATGGGATCAATCGGAGGACACCTCCAGAAATGACACGAATCCATTATACCAGAATAGACTGGAACCGCAGTTGCTGTTTGGACGGGGGTACATTGCAGGTATAGACGTCAGAGAgcagagaaagaaaaataatttctacGATAAGTTAGTGCAAAATAGGATTAACTTTAGTGTGAAGAAAGGAGCTATGGAGGATAGTTCCCTCAAGAAGGATCTCCACCATAGGGGCGGCACAAAGACCAGTAGCAACAGCGAGCATGCCACATCTAACCATGTAGGTATGTCAGATCTGGCGAACACACCGAACCCAATGGAGCATCTAACGAACCCAAATAATCACTCCCTAAGTAGAAGCAAAACAGGGGAATTCATCTACGAACCGAAGGTGAACAACATCATCGTAGATGTGCACAACAAGCACTGGAGTGAGAAGAAGAGAGAAGAAATGACAGACAGAGATTGGCGCATTTTTAGAGAGGACAAcgaaatatacataaaaggAGGAATCGTGCCAGCACCTATTAGACGATGGGAAGAATCCAACCTTTCGAACGATTTGTTAAAAGCTATTAAAAAAGCAAAGTATGAAAAGCCCACTCCGATTCAGATGCAAGCTATACCGATAGCCCTCGAAATGAGGGATCTAATTGGAATCGCAGAAACGGGTTCAGGAAAAACAGCCGCATTTGTTTTACCTATGCTTTCTTACGTGAAACAACTCCCCCCATTGACATACGAAACGTCGCAGGATGGGCCCTACGCTTTAATTATCGCGCCGTCCAGGGAGCTAGCCATCCAAATTTTCGACGAAACGAACAAGTTTGCTTCGTATTGCTCATGTAGAACCGTAGCAGTggtgggaggaaggaacgCAGAGGCACAAGCATTTGAGTTAAGAAAAGGAGTGGAAATTATTATAGGGACCCCGGGAAGAATACAAGACTGCTTAGAAAAAGCATACACCGTGTTGAATCAGTGCAACTATGTAATCCTGGATGAAGCAGATCGAATGATGGATATGGGGTTTGAAGAATCCGTGCATTTTATTCTAGACAAAATACCAACGTCCAATTTGAAGTCAGAAGATGAGGCGTTAGCCTTACAGGAAGAAATGATGGCAAAAGCTGGGCATCGACTCTACAGACTGACGCAAATGTTTTCTGCGACGATGCCACCAGCGGTGGAAAGATTGTCTAGGAAGTACCTGCGAGCACCAGCATATATATCCATTGGAGACCCCGGAGCTGGTAAACGATCcatagaacaaaaattaGAATTCACtacggaaggaaagaagaagcagaaactGCAGGAAATTCTAGAAGTGCATGAACCTCCGATCATCGTTTTTgtgaaccaaaaaaaagtggcagaCATTATTGCAAAGTCGATTAGTAAAATGAAATTCAGGGCAGTTGCTCTGCATGGTGGTAAGGCACAAGAATTGAGAGAACAAACACTGAactcttttaaaaatggagactTCGATATTTTAGTGGCAACAGATGTTGCTGGAAGAGGTATCGATGTGCAGGGAGTCAAACTTGTTATAAATTTTGATATGCCCAAAGACATCGAATCGTACACACATCGGATTGGACGTACTGGCAGGGCTGGACAGAAGGGATTGGCAATTTCGTTTATAACGGAGCAGGATTCTCACCTGTTTTACGACCTGAAGCAGTTCCTCATATCGTCGAATAACATCGTGCCCATGGAGCTGGCCAACAACCCTGCCTCGAAGGTCAAGCCTGGCTCGGTCATGCACACCCCGAAGAAGGCCCCGGTCGTGTTTAAGGGGTAA
- a CDS encoding Cyclin2 related protein, translating into MEDYDTEADVPRTDKKYISYLPIVLENMIKINRGNGKITSFHASKVPDISIKNYMERIGKYTGCSNECFVLLMIYLDRIVKINTDITLSLLCIHRLLITAIMIAAKFFDDLYYSNAFYAKVGGVSTEEINKLEGTFLHLIDYNLFVSSEEYNLYRHSISLAVERYLHRTHVEGKVGIGADKKGGHTHGGNHHRGKCTSKCTTKCASRPAPVVKPYNLFNYTTPHRTNIMFLKQGNGNHHFQPPRGG; encoded by the coding sequence ATGGAAGACTATGACACAGAAGCAGATGTGCCGAGGACAGACAAAAAGTACATTTCCTACCTTCCAATCGTTTTAGAAAATATGATTAAAATAAACAgaggaaatggaaaaatcaCAAGTTTCCATGCATCCAAAGTGCCTGATATAtctattaaaaattatatggaGCGGATTGGAAAATACACGGGATGCAGCAATGAATGTTTCGTCCTCCTAATGATATACCTAGAcagaattgtaaaaataaatacagaCATAACTTTGTCTCTTCTCTGTATCCATAGATTGCTCATAACAGCCATAATGATTGCAGCGAAATTTTTCGATGACCTATATTACTCCAATGCGTTCTATGCAAAGGTCGGAGGGGTCTCTACGGAAGAGATCAACAAACTGGAAGGTACCTTTCTACACCTGATCGATTACAATTTGTTCGTCTCCTCAGAGGAGTACAATCTGTATAGACACTCCATATCCTTGGCCGTGGAGCGGTACCTGCACAGAACCCATGTTGAGGGGAAAGTCGGAATAGGGGCAGATAAGAAGGGAGGACATACCCACGGGGGGAATCACCATAGGGGTAAATGTACCAGCAAATGTACGACCAAATGCGCCAGCCGTCCAGCCCCTGTTGTGAAGCCCTATAATTTGTTTAACTACACCACTCCACACAGGACCAACATTATGTTCCTGAAACAGGGGAATGGCAATCACCATTTTCAGCCTCCTCGCGGGGGGTAG
- a CDS encoding Proteasome subunit beta type — protein MEILPLSDYSGEKKPEEREGPVEHGRGFKRWNPYVDNGGTVIGVTGKDYVILAADTRLSLSYSIYTRHCPKISQLTDKCIIGSSGMQSDIKTLHSLLKKKIELFVLEHGHYPDIHVIARLLCVILYSRRFFPYYTFNLLAGVSNDNKGVLYNYDAIGSYCEATHSCVGSGAALIFPILDNRMEQKNQLIKNLNFNLRDDIDFVKDAITSATERDIYTGDKTEIYIIDQMGVKTTTLDLKQD, from the exons ATGGAAATCCTACCCCTAAGTGATTACTCAGGGGAGAAGAAGCCAGAGGAGAGGGAAGGCCCAGTGGAACATGGCCGCGGATTCAAGAGGTGGAACCCTTACGTGGACAATGGAGG AACGGTGATCGGAGTGACCGGCAAGGACTACGTCATCTTGGCCGCAGACACGAGACTGTCCCTGTCCTACTCAATTTACACGAGACACTGTCCCAAAATATCACAACT AACGGATAAGTGCATTATCGGCTCTTCTGGGATGCAATCCGACATTAAGACGTTGCACTCATTGTTGAAG aaaaaaattgagctGTTCGTCTTGGAGCATGGGCACTACCCGGACATTCACGTCATAGCAAGGCTGCTCTGCGTGATCCTCTACAGCAGAAGATTTTTCCCCTACTACACGTTTAACCTGTTGGCCGGTGTCAGTAACGATAACAAGGGAGTTCTTTACAATTACGATGCCATTGGATCCTACTGCGAAGCCACACACTCTTGCGTTGGAAGCGGAGCGGCACTGATCTTTCCAATTTTAGACAACCGAATGGAACAGAAGAACCAGCTAATCAAGAACCTAAACTTCAACCTGAGGGACGACATTGATTTTGTTAAAGATGCCATTACGTCAGCCACGGAGAGGGACATATACACTGGAGACAAAACGGAGATATATATTATCGACCAGATGGGCGTCAAAACGACCACGCTGGACCTGAAGCAGGATTAG
- a CDS encoding Nitric oxide synthase-interacting protein-like protein, with protein sequence MTRHSKNNTANPIFTYHERKKVSDVGTLKERLGKDSMRRFEQCWICLRNAETPVSTPYGHIFCKMCIVNHFLTQKKTYAKRKKEYDEYVKDLKRRKEEEASYQIEREKKKFMQELEKIDNSEHVQKEEQKNLLDISNNFWLAGNAKVKKDLSKKKLSRPSKDLSCPVSGKTLKMGDLIAINPEVSQEGDVLSGKESWVCSYSKKNIDHQRAVLIKKTGQIIIKSIFEKFIYGKNTLEVPVGDGDFIDLQPGGTAFCSHSNVEKTMYRESLL encoded by the exons atgacaagGCATAGCAAAAATAACACCGCCAATCCTATATTCACTTACcacgaaaggaagaaggtatCAG ATGTGGGAACCCTGAAGGAAAGACTCGGGAAAGACTCCATGCGAAGATTCGAGCAGTGCTGGATATGCCTGCGGAACGCCGAGACACCCGTGAGTACCCCGTATGGACACATATTCTGCAAAATGTGCATCGTCAATCATTTTttgacgcaaaaaaaaacctacgcaaagaggaagaaagaatacgATGAGTACGTTAAAGATTtgaagaggagaaaggaagaagaggctTCTTATCAGAtcgaaagggagaaaaaaaaattcatgcaggagttggaaaaaattgataatTCTGAACATGTGCAG aaggaagaacagaagaaCCTACTAGATATATCAAACAACTTTTGGTTGGCCGGCAATGCAAAGGTGAAGAAGGActtgagtaaaaaaaagctcAGTCGTCCTTCGAAGGATCTGTCGTGTCCAGTTAGTGGGAAGACGCTAAAAATGGGGGATCTAATAGCCATTAACCCGGAGGTGTCCCAAGAAGGTGACGTTCTCAGCGGGAA GGAGAGCTGGGTTTGCTCCTACTCCAAGAAGAATATCGATCACCAGAGGGCCGTTCTCATTAAAAAAACGGGACAGATAATTATAAAG TCCATTTTTGAAAAGTTCATTTACGGGAAGAATACCCTGGAAGTTCCCGTCGGGGATGGGGACTTCATCGATTTGCAGCCAGGCGGAACGG CCTTCTGCTCGCACAGTAATGTTGAGAAGACCATGTATCGGGAGTCCCTTCTGTGA